Proteins found in one Verrucomicrobiota bacterium genomic segment:
- a CDS encoding AP2 domain-containing protein produces the protein MKKIKANYGLNFLKGRDGKNMAILVKLRRQGEVHQKYFGYKTYGSAKASKDAAVKYRDAVMKKHPEMSRRDYAEIKKSNNKSGIPGVCRTFHTVKGISYPVWQAAWSPAPGKRRCKKFFVSTHGERKAKKLAIEARHKALTKM, from the coding sequence ATGAAAAAAATAAAAGCGAATTATGGCCTTAACTTCCTTAAGGGAAGAGATGGTAAAAATATGGCGATCTTAGTCAAGTTGAGAAGACAAGGCGAAGTTCACCAAAAGTATTTTGGTTATAAAACCTACGGCTCTGCAAAGGCCTCTAAAGATGCGGCTGTCAAATACCGCGATGCTGTGATGAAGAAACATCCAGAGATGTCGCGCCGCGATTATGCTGAAATTAAAAAATCAAACAATAAGTCCGGAATACCTGGAGTTTGCCGCACCTTTCATACAGTCAAGGGAATTTCCTATCCTGTGTGGCAAGCTGCTTGGAGTCCTGCACCTGGAAAAAGGCGTTGTAAGAAATTTTTCGTAAGCACTCATGGAGAGCGTAAGGCTAAGAAGTTAGCTATAGAAGCTCGCCACAAAGCGCTTACCAAGATGTAG
- the panD gene encoding aspartate 1-decarboxylase produces MLSSKIHRAVVTDASVDYQGSMAIDENLMDKVGMSPYEKILVGNITNGERFETYAIPAERGSKMISLNGAAAHKGEIGHLVVILSFVLLDENSLSTHQPRIAILGDGNEIMSTRGI; encoded by the coding sequence GTGTTGTCATCAAAGATTCATAGGGCTGTCGTTACTGACGCGTCCGTAGATTACCAGGGGAGCATGGCCATAGATGAAAATCTCATGGACAAGGTAGGGATGTCACCATACGAGAAGATACTCGTAGGTAATATTACCAATGGTGAGCGTTTTGAGACGTATGCCATACCCGCAGAGAGAGGCAGCAAGATGATCAGTCTGAACGGCGCAGCAGCTCACAAGGGGGAAATTGGACACCTAGTTGTCATTCTAAGCTTTGTGTTGCTGGACGAAAACTCCCTTTCAACGCATCAACCGCGTATTGCTATTCTAGGTGATGGTAACGAAATTATGAGCACTCGCGGAATTTGA
- a CDS encoding glycosyl hydrolase family 28-related protein, translating to MMFQVRLLNREFLLYGFINIVFIANALCAQGIGDGPEPRQVALRYGTEDLVPIITYDVTEAPYSADKTGQSDATASFAQALKDAEETGGTVFAPEGRYRVEGNLSIPRGVTLRGDWKKPTDQDVKVGGTLLLAFAGRGDVQGKPFISADEGGARDLTIFYPEQKAPDVVPYPTTVHLVKNAAIKNITLVNSYRGVLTGGFSTVMNLYGTTLNTGLTMLQAAAVPRCRYIKLSPRYWSESGLEAAPKLSELTKTLIDMKSFGIQLNRQDAGIFIDVDIEGYHTGVKFMPPHGWTYWYDIDIKDVEVGVHFSGGSHHRMYITNSSINANTYGVLMKMDNEGWDSDWAKLSKSGRPFGLANDQANLRMYNCRFNGVGTNIFMDGSYRQVVNLQECAFESWGDGDNHYAIDSVNGSLDIYDSVFKNPANHIRYQGEGVRKGRGKDKNSRYPLIHLVGNQFAGSPDLNLPNQDLNVVDHTISKNLGKSPPEIKDIPDRLPARVGPKALYVATNAPFGVSSNGTNDVTQALQRVLNQAGKDGGGTVYLPQGRYRLTKPIRVPSGVELRGVNDFMPRGVQSRTLIIADIKEDRGKPDNTPFIRLESSQALGGSGIAGLAIWYPHQSYKDVKPYPWTIQGMGPRCWVQRVFLGNCYNAIDFATHDSDQHVISRVCGSALNIAFKVGKSKTIGWIDNCHIRPQDWTLSSSVEVRHKSGKLKRAGFVFEIPGDADNKPSTKQVFRGTEYSLIPNLRGAGAITIGSGANEQITAFFTNGATRAFDFVDHDGTGGGNANILIGGSEAGWGAWIKALGDKGVSLVNFSFNPMTRLPYAKPEDIPAGNLQKGLVMQIEPTVSKQAPITMVQPKFYGRKDIDVGVRMKGASIFLKQGMVESQYGKATFEVNGGEIKFRNTESATVTGSAYQGL from the coding sequence ATGATGTTTCAAGTTCGATTACTCAATAGAGAGTTTCTTTTATATGGCTTTATCAATATAGTTTTCATTGCTAACGCTCTGTGTGCTCAAGGAATCGGCGACGGTCCTGAGCCAAGGCAAGTGGCACTGCGCTATGGGACGGAAGATTTAGTGCCTATTATCACCTATGATGTTACAGAGGCTCCTTATTCTGCTGATAAAACGGGCCAATCCGATGCTACAGCATCTTTTGCTCAGGCTTTAAAAGACGCAGAGGAAACGGGAGGAACAGTGTTTGCCCCAGAGGGGCGCTATCGTGTTGAAGGTAATTTGTCTATTCCGAGAGGCGTTACCTTGCGTGGAGATTGGAAAAAACCGACTGACCAAGATGTAAAAGTTGGAGGAACTCTTTTGCTAGCTTTTGCTGGTCGGGGGGACGTTCAAGGAAAGCCTTTTATATCTGCAGATGAAGGCGGTGCTCGAGATCTTACTATTTTTTACCCAGAGCAGAAAGCCCCTGATGTTGTTCCTTACCCAACAACAGTCCATCTGGTAAAAAATGCTGCCATCAAGAATATCACACTAGTGAATTCCTACCGGGGAGTTTTAACAGGGGGGTTTTCGACGGTTATGAACCTGTATGGGACAACTCTGAATACAGGTCTTACCATGCTGCAAGCAGCAGCTGTTCCCCGCTGCCGATATATCAAATTATCGCCCCGGTATTGGAGTGAATCTGGGTTGGAGGCAGCGCCCAAGTTGTCTGAGTTAACAAAGACACTTATTGATATGAAGTCTTTTGGTATTCAGCTAAACCGCCAGGATGCCGGAATTTTTATTGATGTGGATATAGAAGGTTACCATACAGGCGTAAAGTTTATGCCTCCGCACGGCTGGACTTATTGGTACGACATCGACATCAAGGATGTAGAAGTAGGAGTTCATTTTAGCGGTGGCTCACACCACCGAATGTATATTACTAACAGCTCGATCAATGCCAACACTTATGGCGTTCTTATGAAGATGGATAACGAAGGGTGGGACTCAGATTGGGCTAAGTTAAGTAAAAGTGGTAGACCTTTTGGCTTGGCAAACGATCAGGCGAACCTACGTATGTATAATTGCAGATTCAATGGCGTTGGAACAAACATTTTTATGGATGGTTCCTATCGTCAAGTTGTCAATCTTCAAGAATGTGCTTTTGAGAGCTGGGGGGATGGCGACAATCATTACGCGATCGACTCAGTGAACGGATCATTAGATATTTATGATTCTGTTTTTAAAAATCCAGCCAACCATATTCGCTATCAAGGAGAAGGAGTCCGTAAAGGAAGGGGAAAGGATAAGAATAGCCGATATCCCCTTATTCATCTGGTAGGTAATCAATTTGCGGGATCGCCTGATCTGAATTTGCCCAATCAAGATTTAAATGTGGTCGATCATACAATTTCAAAAAATCTGGGAAAATCTCCTCCTGAAATCAAAGATATTCCTGATAGGTTGCCTGCACGCGTTGGACCAAAGGCATTGTATGTTGCTACAAATGCACCTTTTGGGGTGTCCTCTAATGGTACAAATGATGTTACGCAGGCTCTTCAAAGAGTTTTGAATCAAGCTGGTAAGGATGGAGGCGGTACGGTCTACTTGCCACAGGGGCGTTATAGGCTGACCAAGCCTATCCGTGTGCCTTCAGGAGTGGAGCTTAGGGGAGTAAACGATTTTATGCCTCGAGGGGTTCAATCCAGAACGCTCATTATTGCTGATATTAAGGAGGATCGCGGCAAGCCTGATAATACTCCGTTCATCCGTCTGGAGTCTTCACAGGCATTAGGGGGTTCTGGGATTGCAGGGTTGGCTATCTGGTATCCACATCAGTCTTATAAAGACGTCAAGCCTTATCCATGGACTATTCAAGGAATGGGCCCGCGTTGTTGGGTGCAACGCGTTTTTCTTGGAAACTGTTATAACGCCATAGATTTTGCAACTCATGATAGTGACCAACATGTCATTTCAAGAGTATGCGGATCCGCTCTTAATATCGCTTTTAAAGTTGGCAAGAGCAAAACGATCGGTTGGATAGACAATTGTCATATCAGGCCTCAAGATTGGACACTCAGCTCTTCTGTTGAAGTAAGACATAAGAGTGGAAAGCTTAAGAGAGCAGGTTTCGTATTTGAAATTCCCGGAGATGCTGATAACAAGCCAAGTACGAAGCAAGTTTTTCGTGGGACAGAATATAGTCTCATTCCCAATTTGCGCGGAGCTGGCGCTATTACCATAGGAAGTGGTGCAAATGAGCAGATAACAGCTTTTTTTACAAATGGAGCCACGCGGGCATTTGACTTCGTTGACCATGATGGAACAGGCGGTGGAAATGCCAATATCCTTATAGGTGGTAGTGAAGCAGGCTGGGGTGCCTGGATCAAGGCTCTCGGAGATAAAGGAGTGAGCCTAGTAAATTTTAGTTTCAACCCCATGACTAGGTTGCCCTATGCCAAGCCAGAGGATATACCGGCGGGCAATTTGCAAAAAGGTTTGGTCATGCAAATCGAACCAACTGTTTCGAAACAAGCTCCCATCACCATGGTGCAACCAAAATTTTATGGACGCAAAGATATTGATGTCGGCGTTCGGATGAAGGGGGCAAGTATTTTCTTAAAACAAGGCATGGTTGAAAGCCAATATGGTAAAGCAACATTCGAAGTAAATGGTGGAGAGATTAAATTTCGGAATACCGAATCTGCTACTGTTACAGGAAGTGCTTACCAAGGTCTTTAA